A genomic window from Solanum stenotomum isolate F172 chromosome 10, ASM1918654v1, whole genome shotgun sequence includes:
- the LOC125842699 gene encoding subtilisin-like protease has translation MGFLKILLIFIFCSFPWPSVQNDFETYIVHVESPESLISTQSLLMDLDSYYLSFLPKTTTAISSSGNEEAASMIYSYHNVMKGFSARLTAEQVKEMEKKHGFISAQKQRILSLHTTHTPSFLGLQQNMGLWKDSNYGKGVIIGVVDTGILPDHPSFSDVGMPPPPAKWKGVCESNFTNKCNNKLIGARSYLLANGSPIDDDGHGTHTASTAAGAFVKGANVFGNANGTAVGIAPLAHIAVYKVCSSDGCSESDILAAMDAAIDDGVDILSISLGGRPIPFYEDNIALGAYSATERGILVSCSAGNDGPFYGSVDNSAPWILTVGASTLDRKIKATVKLGNGQEFEGESAYRPQIPNSTFFTLFDAGKNAKEQSETPYCKPGSLTDPTIRGKIVLCLAFGGVGNVDKGQVVKDAGGVGMIVINPSQDGVTKSADAHVLPALDVSDADGTKILAYMNSTSNPVATITFQGTVIGDKNAPTVAAFSSRGPSRASPGILKPDIIGPGVNILAAWPTSVDDNKNTKSTFNIISGTSMSCPHLSGVAALLKSSHPDWSPAVIKSAIMTTADTLNLASSPILDERLLHADIFTIGAGHVNPSRANDPGLVYDTPFEDYLPYLCGLNYTNRQVGNLLQRRVNCSEVKSIPEAQLNYPSFSIFGLGSTPQTYTRTVTNVGDATSSYKVEVASPKGVVVEVEPSELNFSELNQKLTYQVTFSKTTSSSNIEVAEGFLKWTSNRHSVRSPIALVFA, from the coding sequence ATGGGATTCTTGAAAATCCTTCTTATTTTCATCTTTTGCTCTTTCCCATGGCCTAGTGTTCAGAATGATTTCGAGACTTATATAGTTCATGTTGAATCCCCTGAAAGCCTGATTTCTACTCAATCATTGTTAATGGATTTAGACAGTTATTACCTTTCTTTTTTGCCTAAAACTACTACCGCAATTAGCTCGAGTGGAAATGAAGAGGCTGCTAGCATGATCTATTCCTATCACAATGTGATGAAAGGATTTTCAGCAAGATTAACTGCAGAACAAGTGAAGGAAATGGAGAAGAAACATGGCTTTATCTCTGCTCAGAAACAGAGGATTTTGTCCTTGCATACTACTCATACTCCAAGTTTTCTTGGTTTGCAACAGAATATGGGCTTGTGGAAGGATTCCAACTATGGGAAAGGCGTGATCATCGGAGTTGTAGACACTGGAATTCTTCCTGACCATCCTTCATTTAGCGACGTTGGGATGCCTCCCCCACCTGCTAAGTGGAAAGGAGTTTGTGAGTCCAATTTCACCAACAAGTGTAACAACAAGCTCATTGGAGCTAGGTCTTACCTACTTGCCAATGGTTCCCCTATAGATGATGATGGCCATGGTACGCACACAGCAAGCACAGCTGCAGGAGCCTTTGTGAAAGGTGCTAATGTATTTGGGAATGCTAATGGGACTGCTGTTGGTATTGCTCCTCTTGCCCACATAGCCGTATATAAGGTGTGTAGTTCTGATGGTTGTTCTGAAAGTGATATTTTAGCTGCCATGGATGCAGCTATAGATGATGGGGTAGATATTCTTTCAATCTCCCTTGGGGGAAGGCCAATCCCTTTCTATGAAGACAATATTGCTCTCGGGGCGTACAGTGCAACAGAAAGAGGCATTCTTGTTAGTTGCTCAGCAGGCAATGATGGTCCATTCTATGGCTCAGTAGATAACTCAGCCCCGTGGATTCTTACTGTAGGTGCCAGCACACTTGATAGAAAGATAAAAGCTACTGTCAAGCTTGGAAATGGACAGGAATTTGAAGGAGAATCTGCTTATCGTCCACAGATTCCCAACTCAACATTCTTCACTCTATTTGATGCTGGAAAAAATGCAAAAGAACAATCTGAAACCCCTTATTGCAAACCAGGGTCACTCACTGACCCCACTATAAGAGGAAAGATAGTATTATGTTTAGCATTCGGTGGCGTAGGCAATGTTGATAAAGGACAAGTTGTGAAGGATGCTGGAGGTGTTGGCATGATTGTCATCAACCCGTCACAAGATGGTGTCACTAAATCAGCTGATGCTCATGTTCTTCCAGCATTGGATGTTTCAGATGCAGATGGAACAAAAATCCTTGCTTATATGAACTCAACATCAAACCCTGTTGCTACAATCACATTCCAAGGAACAGTAATTGGAGACAAAAATGCTCCTACGGTTGCTGCATTTTCCTCAAGAGGACCAAGTAGAGCTAGTCCTGGCATCTTGAAACCTGACATAATCGGTCCTGGTGTTAATATTCTTGCTGCTTGGCCTACCTCCGTGGATGATAACAAAAATACCAAATCTACATTCAATATTATATCAGGCACCTCGATGTCTTGCCCTCACCTTAGTGGCGTAGCAGCTCTGCTGAAGAGCTCACATCCTGATTGGTCTCCTGCTGTTATTAAGTCTGCAATCATGACAACTGCTGACACGTTAAACCTTGCCAGTAGTCCAATACTAGACGAAAGGCTCCTTCATGCTGACATTTTTACAATTGGTGCAGGACATGTTAATCCATCTAGGGCAAATGATCCAGGACTAGTTTATGATACCCCATTCGAGGACTATCTACCTTATTTATGTGGTTTGAACTATACAAATCGACAGGTAGGTAACCTGTTACAACGCAGGGTGAATTGCTCGGAGGTGAAAAGTATCCCTGAAGCACAATTAAACTATCCTTCATTTTCCATATTCGGACTTGGATCAACTCCTCAGACATATACCAGAACTGTGACCAATGTTGGTGACGCTACATCATCTTACAAAGTGGAGGTAGCTTCACCAAAAGGCGTTGTCGTGGAAGTTGAACCCTCGGAGCTAAATTTCTCCGAGTTGAACCAGAAGTTAACATACCAAGTAACATTTTCCAAGACAACTAGCAGCTCAAACATTGAGGTTGCTGAGGGATTCTTGAAGTGGACTTCTAATAGGCACTCAGTGAGAAGTCCAATTGCACTTGTGTTTGCCTAG
- the LOC125842697 gene encoding subtilisin-like protease yields the protein MGFLKILFVFIFCSFPWPTIQTDLETYIVHVESPESLITTQSSLTDLDSYYLSFLPKTTTAISSSGNEEAASMIYSYHNVMKGFAARLTSEHVKEMEKKHGFVSAQKQRILSLDTTHTPSFLGLQQNMGVWKDSNYGKGVIIGVIDTGIIPDHPSFSDVGMPPPPAKWKGVCESNFINKCNNKLIGARSYKRGSGSPIDGNGHGTHTASTAAGAFVKGANVYGNANGTAVGVAPLAHIAIYKVCNSDGCSDSDILAAMDSAIDDGVDILSVSLGGRSVPFYADSIAIGAYSATERGILVSCSAGNSGPLHATAGNTAPWILTVGASTLDRKIKATVKLGNGEEFEGESAYRPKISNSTFFTLFDAAKNAKDQSETPYCRPGSLTDPAIRGKIVLCLAFGGVGNIDKGQVVKDAGGVGMIIINRPYYGVTKSADAHVLPALDVSAADGLRIRAYTNSTLNPVATITFQGTIIGDKNAPIVAGFSSRGPSRASPGILKPDIIGPGVNILAAWPTSVDDNKNTKSTFNIISGTSMSCPHLSGVAALLKSAHPDWSPAVIKSAIMTTADTLNLASSPILDERLLPADIYAIGAGHVNPSRANDPGLVYDTPFEEYVPYFCGLNYTNPQVGKLLKRKVNCSDVESIPEAQLNYPSFSISGLGSTPQTYTRTVTNVGDAKSSYKVRIASPKGVVVKVKPSKLNFSMLNQKLTYQVTFSKTTNSSKPGVVEGFLKWNSNRHSVRSPIAVVLALAT from the exons ATGGGATTCTTGAAAAtcctttttgttttcatcttttGTTCTTTCCCATGGCCTACTATTCAGACTGATCTTGAGACTTATATAGTCCATGTTGAATCCCCTGAAAGCCTAATTACTACTCAATCATCGTTAACGGATTTAGATAGCTATTACCTTTCTTTTTTGCCTAAAACTACTACCGCAATTAGCTCGAGTGGAAATGAAGAGGCTGCGAGCATGATCTATTCCTATCACAATGTGATGAAAGGCTTTGCAGCAAGATTAACTTCAGAACACGTGAAGGAAATGGAGAAGAAACACGGCTTTGTCTCTGCTCAGAAACAGAGGATTTTGTCCTTGGATACTACTCATACTCCAAGTTTTCTTGGTTTGCAGCAGAACATGGGTGTATGGAAGGATTCCAACTATGGGAAAGGCGTAATCATCGGAGTTATAGACACTGGAATTATACCTGACCATCCTTCTTTTAGCGATGTTGGGATGCCTCCCCCGCCTGCTAAGTGGAAGGGAGTTTGCGAGTCCAATTTCATCAACAAGTGTAACAACAAGCTCATTGGAGCCAG GTCTTACAAACGTGGCAGTGGTTCCCCGATAGATGGTAATGGACATGGTACACACACAGCAAGCACAGCTGCGGGAGCTTTTGTGAAAGGTGCTAATGTATATGGCAATGCTAATGGCACTGCAGTTGGTGTTGCTCCTCTTGCCCACATAGCCATATATAAGGTGTGTAATTCTGATGGTTGTTCTGACTCTGATATTTTAGCTGCCATGGATTCAGCTATAGATGATGGCGTAGATATTCTTTCAGTGTCCCTTGGTGGAAGATCAGTTCCTTTCTATGCAGACAGTATTGCTATCGGGGCGTACAGTGCAACGGAAAGAGGGATTCTTGTAAGTTGCTCTGCTGGAAATAGTGGTCCTTTGCATGCCACAGCAGGAAACACAGCCCCTTGGATTCTTACAGTAGGTGCCAGCACGCTTGATAGGAAGATAAAAGCTACTGTTAAGCTTGGAAATGGGGAGGAATTTGAAGGGGAATCTGCTTATCGTCCAAAGATTTCCAACTCGACATTCTTCACTCTATTTGATGCTGCAAAAAATGCAAAAGATCAATCTGAAACCCCTTATTGCAGACCAGGGTCACTCACTGACCCTGCTATAAGAGGAAAGATAGTATTATGTTTAGCATTCGGTGGTGTAGGCAATATTGATAAAGGACAAGTTGTGAAGGATGCTGGAGGTGTTGGCATGATTATCATCAACCGGCCATATTACGGTGTCACTAAATCAGCTGATGCTCATGTTCTTCCAGCATTGGATGTTTCAGCTGCAGATGGATTAAGAATTCGTGCTTATACAAACTCAACATTAAACCCTGTTGCTACAATCACATTCCAAGGAACAATAATTGGAGATAAAAATGCTCCAATTGTTGCTGGATTTTCTTCTCGGGGACCAAGTAGAGCTAGTCCTGGAATCTTGAAACCTGACATAATCGGTCCTGGTGTTAATATCCTTGCTGCTTGGCCTACCTCTGTGGATGACAACAAGAACACCAAATCCACATTCAATATTATATCAGGCACCTCAATGTCTTGCCCTCACCTTAGTGGCGTAGCAGCTCTGCTGAAGAGTGCACATCCTGATTGGTCTCCTGCTGTTATTAAGTCTGCAATCATGACAACCGCTGACACATTAAACCTTGCCAGTAGTCCAATACTCGATGAAAGGCTCCTTCCTGCTGATATCTATGCAATTGGTGCAGGACATGTTAATCCATCGAGGGCAAATGATCCAGGACTAGTTTATGATACCCCATTTGAGGAGTATGTAC CTTATTTTTGTGGTTTGAACTACACAAATCCACAGGTAGGTAAACTGTTAAAACGCAAGGTGAATTGCTCGGATGTTGAAAGTATCCCTGAAGCACAGTTAAACTATCCTTCATTTTCCATATCCGGACTTGGATCAACTCCTCAGACATACACCAGAACTGTGACCAACGTTGGTGACGCCAAATCATCTTACAAGGTGAGGATAGCTTCACCAAAAGGCGTTGTCGTGAAAGTTAAGCCCTCCAAACTAAATTTCTCAATGCTGAACCAGAAGTTAACATACCAAGTGACATTTTCCAAGACAACCAACAGCTCAAAGCCTGGGGTTGTTGAGGGATTCTTGAAGTGGAATTCTAACAGGCACTCTGTGAGAAGTCCAATTGCAGTTGTGTTGGCATTGGCTACATAA
- the LOC125842702 gene encoding subtilisin-like protease, with product MGFFKILLVFIFCSFPWPTIQSGLETYIVHVESPESLISTHSSLTDLDSYYLSFLPKTTTAISSSGNEEAATMIYSYHNVMKGFAARLTESQVKEMEKKRGFVSAQKQRILSLDTTHTPSFLGLQQNMGVWKDSNYGKGVIIGVIDTGILPDHPSFSDVGMPPPPAKWKGVCESNFINKCNNKLIGARSYQLGNGSPIDGNGHGTHTAGTAAGAFVNGANVYGNANGTAVGVAPLAHIAVYKVCSSDGGCSDSDILAAMDSAIDDGVDVLSISLGGSPNSFYDDPIALGAYSATARGILVSCSAGNRGPLLASVGNAAPWILTVGASTLDRKIKASVKLGNGEEFEGESAYHPQISNSTFFTLFDAAKHAKDQSETPYCKPGSLNDPVIRGKIVLCLAGGGVSSVAKGQVVKDAGGVGMIVIKTSQYGVTKSADAHVLPALDVSDADGLRIRAYTNSAINPVATITFQGTIIGDKNAPIVAAFSSRGPSRASPGILKPDIIGPGVNILAAWPTSVDDNKNTKSTFNIISGTSMSCPHLSGIAALLKSSHPDWSPAVIKSTTADTLNLANSPILDERLIPAYIFAVGAGHVNPSRANDPGLVYDTPFEDYVPYFCGLNYTNREVGKMLQRQVNCLKVKSIPEAQLNYPSFSIFRLGSTPQTYTRTVTNVGDATSSYKVEVASPKGVVVEVKPTELNFSQLNQKLTYQVTFSKTTNNSNFVIVGGFLKWTSNRHSVRSPIAIVLDK from the coding sequence ATGGGATTCTTCAAAATCCTTCTTGTTTTCATCTTTTGTTCTTTCCCATGGCCGACTATTCAGAGTGGTCTCGAGACTTATATAGTCCATGTTGAATCTCCTGAAAGCCTGATTTCTACTCATTCATCATTAACGGATCTAGACAGCTATTACCTTTCTTTTTTGCCTAAAACTACTACCGCAATTAGCTCGAGTGGAAATGAAGAGGCTGCAACCATGATCTATTCCTATCACAATGTGATGAAAGGCTTTGCAGCAAGATTAACAGAATCACAAGTGAAGGAAATGGAGAAGAAACGCGGCTTTGTCTCTGCTCAGAAACAGAGGATTTTGTCCTTGGATACTACTCATACTCCAAGTTTTCTTGGTTTGCAGCAGAACATGGGTGTATGGAAGGATTCCAACTATGGGAAAGGCGTGATCATCGGAGTTATAGACACTGGAATTCTTCCTGACCATCCTTCGTTTAGTGACGTTGGGATGCCTCCTCCGCCTGCTAAGTGGAAAGGAGTTTGTGAGTCCAACTTCATCAACAAGTGTAACAACAAGCTCATTGGAGCGAGGTCCTACCAACTTGGCAATGGTTCCCCGATAGATGGTAATGGACATGGTACACACACAGCGGGCACAGCTGCAGGAGCCTTTGTGAATGGTGCTAATGTATATGGCAATGCTAATGGAACTGCAGTTGGTGTTGCTCCTCTTGCCCACATAGCCGTATATAAGGTATGTAGTTCTGATGGCGGTTGTTCTGACAGTGATATTTTAGCTGCCATGGATTCAGCCATAGATGATGGGGTAGATGTTCTTTCAATCTCCCTTGGTGGATCTCCCAACTCTTTCTATGATGACCCTATTGCTCTTGGGGCGTACAGTGCAACGGCAAGAGGTATTCTTGTAAGTTGTTCTGCAGGTAATAGAGGTCCTTTGCTTGCCTCAGTTGGAAATGCAGCCCCGTGGATTCTTACTGTAGGTGCCAGCACGCTTGATAGAAAGATAAAAGCTAGTGTTAAGCTTGGAAATGGAGAGGAATTCGAAGGAGAATCTGCTTATCATCCACAGATTTCCAACTCAACATTCTTCACTCTATTTGATGCTGCAAAACATGCAAAAGATCAATCGGAAACCCCTTATTGCAAACCAGGGTCACTCAATGACCCTGTTATAAGAGGAAAGATAGTATTATGTCTAGCAGGTGGTGGCGTCTCCAGTGTTGCTAAAGGACAAGTTGTGAAGGATGCTGGAGGTGTTGGCATGATTGTCATCAAAACATCACAATATGGTGTCACAAAATCAGCTGATGCTCATGTTCTTCCAGCATTGGATGTTTCAGATGCAGATGGATTAAGAATTCGTGCTTATACAAACTCAGCAATTAACCCTGTTGCTACAATCACATTCCAAGGAACAATAATTGGAGATAAAAATGCTCCAATTGTTGCTGCATTTTCTTCTCGCGGACCAAGTAGAGCTAGTCCTGGAATCTTGAAACCTGACATAATCGGTCCTGGTGTTAATATCCTTGCTGCTTGGCCTACTTCCGTGGATGACAACAAAAACACCAAATCCACATTCAATATTATATCAGGCACCTCAATGTCTTGCCCTCACCTTAGTGGCATAGCAGCTCTGCTGAAGAGCTCACATCCTGATTGGTCTCCTGCTGTTATTAAGTCGACAACCGCTGACACGTTAAACCTTGCCAATAGTCCAATACTAGACGAAAGGCTCATTCCTGCTTACATCTTTGCAGTTGGTGCAGGACATGTTAATCCATCGAGGGCAAATGATCCCGGACTAGTTTATGATACCCCATTTGAGGACTATGTACCTTATTTTTGTGGTTTAAACTATACCAATCGAGAGGTAGGTAAAATGTTACAACGTCAGGTGAACTGTTTGAAGGTGAAAAGTATCCCTGAAGCACAATTAAACTATCCTTCATTTTCCATATTCAGACTTGGATCAACTCCTCAAACATATACCAGAACTGTGACCAACGTTGGTGATGCAACATCATCTTACAAAGTGGAGGTAGCTTCACCAAAAGGCGTTGTCGTGGAAGTTAAACCCACAGAGCTAAATTTCTCCCAGTTGAACCAGAAGTTAACATACCAAGTGACATTTTCCAAGACAACCAACAACTCAAACTTTGTGATTGTTGGGGGTTTCTTGAAGTGGACTTCTAATAGGCACTCAGTGAGAAGTCCAATtgcaattgtgttagacaagtGA